The following are from one region of the Paenibacillus sabinae T27 genome:
- the hrpB gene encoding ATP-dependent helicase HrpB translates to MSTLPIMQVMPELKHILAEASSAVLIAEPGAGKTTAVPLALLDEPWMKGKTMLMLEPRRLAARAAAVYMASVLGEQAGQTVGYRMRLDSKTGPNTRIIVVTEGILTRMLQDDPSLGDTGLVIFDEYHERSLNADLGLALSLETQAVLREDLKLLVMSATLDGEKVSELLGAAPVVRCPGRTYPVETIYAPPAKTLPLEKVAGNAVRRALTEQPGDILLFLPGEREIRRVESELLSGQLPGNTEIRPLYGQLPQAEQDRAVAPAVEGRRKVVLATSIAETSLTIEGIRTVIDSGLRRTQRFSPRTGMPRLETLPISRASADQRRGRAGRTAPGVCYRLWSREEHDRLPEADAPEILEADLTGLALELALWGVRDPAQLSWLDAPPPAPYAQATALLRRLGALDAAGAITPHGRRLAALGTYPRTAHMMLRAAGLGAAPLACRXAALLQERDPMRGPASGSCDLTLRVEALLRYEASAGREAGGGDPAALRAAARASRGLLAQLRTAAPEAALSADSLSAETEAADPYLCGLLLSFAYPDRIGQRRGGGAFLLSGGRGSAMGEGQQLAREPYIVAVSVDDKGTQSRIMLAAPVQERDLLAHHEDQLTQLSEVYWDEESKSVKSRRRVMLGELVLKETGHEQPSPEEAARVLMEVIAREGHRLLPWDKGTVQLRERMAFMHRLDPGWSDMSDEGLTASMKEWLLPYLIGCRSLRDVQRLSLRDALEGMLGWERKRELDREAPTHITVPSGSRIAVDYSDPAAPVLAVKLQEMFGQKETPALGGGKIPVLLHLLSPARRPVQVTADLASFWQSGYFEVKKDLKGRYPKHYWPEDPLQAIPTNRTRPVH, encoded by the coding sequence ATGAGTACACTGCCAATTATGCAGGTCATGCCTGAGCTTAAACATATCCTTGCGGAGGCTTCCTCCGCCGTTCTTATTGCGGAGCCGGGAGCGGGCAAGACGACGGCGGTCCCGCTGGCGCTGCTTGATGAGCCCTGGATGAAGGGCAAAACGATGCTAATGCTGGAACCGAGAAGGCTGGCCGCCAGGGCGGCAGCGGTCTATATGGCGTCCGTTCTGGGAGAACAGGCGGGCCAGACTGTTGGCTACCGGATGCGGCTGGACAGCAAGACGGGGCCGAATACCCGCATCATCGTCGTTACCGAAGGCATACTGACACGGATGCTCCAGGACGACCCTTCACTGGGCGACACTGGCCTCGTGATTTTCGACGAATATCACGAACGAAGTCTGAATGCGGATCTGGGCCTTGCGCTCTCTTTGGAAACGCAGGCCGTTCTGCGCGAGGATTTGAAGCTTCTCGTCATGTCCGCCACGCTTGACGGAGAGAAGGTGTCGGAACTGCTTGGCGCAGCACCGGTTGTCCGTTGTCCGGGAAGAACTTATCCCGTTGAGACGATCTATGCGCCGCCGGCAAAGACACTCCCACTTGAAAAAGTCGCGGGAAACGCGGTCCGGCGCGCGCTCACCGAGCAGCCCGGAGACATTCTGCTGTTTCTTCCCGGCGAAAGGGAAATCCGCCGGGTGGAGTCGGAGCTGCTGTCCGGCCAGCTTCCGGGCAACACGGAAATCCGCCCGCTGTATGGCCAGCTTCCGCAGGCCGAGCAGGACCGGGCTGTTGCGCCGGCTGTGGAGGGCCGGCGAAAAGTTGTGCTGGCGACCTCGATCGCAGAGACAAGCCTGACGATCGAAGGTATTCGGACCGTAATTGACTCCGGGCTGCGCCGTACGCAGCGGTTCTCGCCGCGAACCGGCATGCCGCGCCTGGAGACGCTGCCGATCTCCAGGGCGTCGGCGGATCAGCGGCGCGGCCGAGCGGGACGGACGGCTCCGGGCGTGTGCTACCGGCTCTGGAGCCGGGAAGAGCATGACCGGCTGCCCGAAGCCGACGCGCCGGAGATCCTCGAGGCCGATCTCACCGGCCTCGCGCTCGAGCTGGCACTGTGGGGCGTGCGCGACCCCGCCCAGCTCAGCTGGCTGGACGCCCCGCCGCCCGCGCCCTACGCGCAGGCGACGGCGCTGCTGCGCAGGCTTGGCGCGCTGGACGCTGCCGGCGCCATAACCCCGCACGGCCGGCGCCTGGCCGCGCTCGGCACGTACCCGCGCACCGCGCACATGATGCTGCGCGCGGCGGGGCTTGGCGCAGCGCCGCTCGCCTGCCGGCNGGCGGCGCTGCTGCAGGAGCGGGACCCGATGCGCGGTCCCGCCTCGGGCAGCTGCGACCTCACGCTCCGCGTGGAGGCGCTGCTGCGGTACGAGGCCTCCGCCGGGCGCGAAGCGGGCGGAGGCGATCCCGCGGCTCTGCGCGCCGCTGCGCGCGCGAGCCGCGGACTGCTGGCGCAGCTGCGGACGGCTGCGCCCGAAGCCGCTCTTTCGGCCGATTCACTATCGGCCGAGACGGAGGCCGCAGATCCTTACCTCTGCGGCCTGCTCCTGTCGTTCGCCTATCCCGACCGGATCGGACAGCGCCGAGGCGGCGGAGCCTTCCTGCTGTCCGGCGGGCGCGGCTCGGCGATGGGGGAGGGCCAGCAGCTTGCGCGCGAGCCATATATTGTTGCCGTCTCTGTCGACGACAAGGGGACGCAGAGCCGGATTATGCTGGCGGCTCCGGTGCAGGAAAGAGATCTGCTGGCTCATCATGAGGATCAATTAACCCAGCTCTCCGAAGTGTACTGGGACGAGGAGAGCAAGAGCGTGAAATCCCGCCGCCGTGTCATGCTCGGCGAGCTTGTGCTAAAAGAGACGGGGCATGAACAGCCTTCGCCGGAGGAAGCCGCAAGGGTCCTGATGGAAGTCATTGCCCGTGAAGGTCACCGGCTTCTTCCCTGGGACAAGGGGACCGTTCAGCTGAGGGAGAGGATGGCATTCATGCACCGGCTAGATCCGGGCTGGTCGGATATGAGCGATGAGGGGCTAACTGCCAGCATGAAAGAATGGCTGCTGCCTTACCTCATCGGCTGCCGAAGTCTTCGCGATGTACAGCGTCTTTCGCTGCGGGATGCGCTGGAAGGGATGCTGGGTTGGGAGCGGAAACGCGAGCTCGACCGGGAGGCTCCTACGCATATCACGGTGCCCAGCGGCTCCCGGATTGCCGTGGATTACAGTGATCCGGCGGCACCGGTGCTGGCGGTGAAGCTGCAGGAAATGTTCGGACAGAAGGAGACACCAGCTCTGGGAGGAGGCAAAATCCCCGTTTTGCTGCACCTGCTGTCCCCGGCGAGGCGTCCGGTACAGGTAACTGCCGATCTGGCCAGCTTTTGGCAGAGTGGGTATTTTGAGGTCAAAAAAGATTTGAAAGGGCGGTACCCCAAGCATTACTGGCCGGAGGACCCGCTTCAAGCCATTCCGACCAACCGCACGCGGCCGGTCCATTAG
- a CDS encoding general stress protein, giving the protein MTKKIVGIFDTEREATQAIKELQARGFRNEDISVVTRNRDDLNTITDDTDTVGLEGVATGAATGGVVGGIAGLLAGIGALAIPGIGPIIAAGPIAAALTGAAVGAGAGGLVGGLVGLGIPEDEAREYEGYVDQGKILVMVDDNGRDTEIHDIFRGNRSLNASRYRSSAGDPGISTLARLQDRGPTNPDIVPDNTRVGNAMGNRGPMNADTDPEVNKRDKF; this is encoded by the coding sequence GTGACAAAGAAAATTGTAGGCATTTTCGATACGGAACGAGAGGCGACCCAAGCGATAAAGGAATTGCAGGCCAGAGGATTCCGTAATGAAGATATTTCAGTGGTAACGAGGAATCGCGATGATCTGAATACGATCACTGACGACACGGACACAGTAGGACTGGAAGGAGTCGCAACAGGCGCTGCAACCGGTGGAGTGGTTGGAGGCATTGCGGGTCTGCTGGCCGGGATTGGCGCATTGGCCATTCCGGGTATTGGCCCGATTATTGCAGCAGGACCGATTGCGGCTGCGCTGACAGGTGCTGCGGTGGGAGCAGGAGCAGGCGGACTGGTCGGAGGACTGGTCGGACTGGGCATCCCGGAAGACGAAGCAAGAGAGTATGAAGGATACGTCGACCAAGGCAAAATTCTGGTGATGGTGGACGACAACGGCCGAGATACCGAAATTCATGACATTTTCCGCGGGAACCGCTCATTAAACGCTTCCCGGTACCGATCGTCGGCAGGTGATCCGGGGATCAGCACTCTTGCGCGGCTTCAGGACAGAGGTCCGACCAACCCGGATATCGTACCGGACAATACAAGGGTTGGCAACGCGATGGGCAACAGAGGCCCAATGAACGCAGATACCGATCCGGAGGTCAATAAACGGGACAAGTTCTAG
- a CDS encoding helix-turn-helix transcriptional regulator, which translates to MAFMIAQRAFIKLYLITMVEKHHGYGYQMLEDLRRDFKNHGYNPPQSEIYRALHELVQQGILYRTKQLKGNDPKVDFQEIVLYHFTSDGAEKAKLYKKQVKTDLDRCLGILNKAVADNF; encoded by the coding sequence ATGGCTTTTATGATTGCCCAAAGGGCGTTTATCAAGCTGTATCTCATTACGATGGTGGAGAAGCATCACGGCTACGGCTATCAAATGCTTGAAGATTTGCGCAGAGACTTCAAAAATCACGGGTATAATCCTCCGCAGAGCGAAATATACCGCGCCCTTCACGAACTGGTGCAGCAGGGGATTTTGTACCGCACGAAGCAGTTGAAGGGAAATGATCCCAAAGTTGATTTTCAGGAAATCGTTCTATACCATTTCACTTCGGACGGAGCGGAGAAGGCAAAGCTTTACAAAAAGCAGGTAAAGACGGATCTTGACCGCTGCCTGGGCATATTAAACAAAGCGGTGGCTGATAACTTTTAG
- a CDS encoding DivIVA domain-containing protein, translating to MDEHMKRRLDKQRKLFTQLGIALDALTIHEKEFGMKLRGYDPEEVDTFLDSVIKDYERFYATIADLMDKWQEQQITLRELKEESRQAPPPVVRGIDPKEIEETILRLESGVRQLKERVMRTEII from the coding sequence ATGGATGAACATATGAAGCGGAGGCTGGACAAACAGAGAAAATTGTTCACTCAGCTTGGAATCGCGCTTGACGCACTCACCATTCATGAGAAAGAATTCGGCATGAAGCTGCGCGGATACGATCCGGAGGAAGTAGATACGTTTTTGGACAGCGTCATTAAGGATTACGAGCGGTTCTATGCAACCATCGCCGACTTGATGGACAAATGGCAGGAGCAGCAGATTACCCTGCGTGAATTGAAAGAGGAAAGCAGGCAGGCGCCGCCCCCCGTTGTCCGCGGAATCGATCCGAAAGAGATCGAGGAGACGATTTTGAGGCTTGAGTCAGGCGTCCGTCAGCTTAAGGAACGCGTCATGCGAACCGAAATCATTTAG
- a CDS encoding CHASE3 domain-containing protein: protein MDNRVWNLKVRGKIALGYSMILFLLGLFLVIVQGRISELEQETVMLSGHDMQVNALTFQIEKNVLDMETGQRGYAITGDESYLAPYYDGLEQWRIHYTDLHAMISGNSTQVDNLSNIKTNIETWIVKSGQYVVDLKQAGRNAEVSAYFRADTGKSIVDQIRKQSKHFRDIEKTITSQRITNLKSRNSQLIVTMYILWSLVALVAIAASILISGGIVKTLKNVIDAINHIADGNSKVRRIEVKTKDEIHDLAMATNRLLENVEREQRISDQVARMSVKLQEKTAPADLSDTFLSQLATMLEIQYGAVYIAQGNYGDSLVRVSSYAGGEEDIHIGREKVMMGEGLVGQCALDQNVLKLQELPGDYIHISSGLGRTPPRQAVIAPAIFENRTVAVVEVASLMKWAPEHFTLLKQMLDLLAVSVNSVMTRMQIEQLYSESQTMNEELQTQSEELQIQTHELINVNSKLETQKQFAENTAADLEELNEELERSSRYKSEFLANMSHELRTPLNSMLLLSQILAENQGGNLTEEQQTYASVIHSSGSDLLAIINDILDLSKVEAGKMQIETSAVNLTEFPSLFDGYFGKTAESKKLEFIVDIQDNVPDIFYTDELRLHQILRNLLSNAFKFTEKGSVKLEVSKLDSFSAAGYHPSGAVLAFSVIDSGIGISSDKRNLIFEAFQQADGSTARRFGGTGLGLSISQQLTKLLGGHLGLKSKPNEGSIFTLYLPCTEEPWDPQSQLFNSEAAAAVEVGGPADSGYSEMRIDDSLNSAEYQCLAGKTVLVVDDDSRNIFALTKTLQKYDMKVLTAQNGFECLQTVREHPEIGIVLLDIMMPVLDGYDTLSILREELLLSELPIIAVSAKTMKEDREKCLAAGATDFIKKPVVIKELLQMMCQYMKEQSDWRSENAKTR, encoded by the coding sequence GTGGATAATCGTGTATGGAATTTGAAAGTCCGTGGAAAAATTGCACTCGGCTATAGTATGATTCTGTTTCTGCTCGGTCTGTTTCTGGTCATCGTTCAGGGCCGGATCTCCGAACTCGAACAGGAAACGGTGATGCTGAGCGGACATGATATGCAGGTGAATGCCCTTACTTTTCAGATTGAAAAAAATGTACTCGATATGGAGACCGGCCAACGCGGGTATGCGATCACAGGTGATGAATCCTATCTTGCCCCTTATTACGACGGGCTGGAGCAATGGCGGATCCATTATACCGATCTGCACGCAATGATCTCCGGCAATTCCACCCAGGTGGATAATCTGAGCAACATCAAAACCAATATCGAAACATGGATCGTCAAATCGGGACAATATGTCGTCGATCTCAAGCAAGCAGGACGAAATGCCGAGGTAAGCGCCTATTTCCGGGCGGATACCGGCAAATCGATTGTCGATCAAATCCGCAAGCAGTCTAAACATTTTCGCGATATTGAGAAAACCATAACGTCACAACGGATCACCAATCTTAAGAGTCGCAACAGCCAACTGATTGTTACCATGTATATTTTATGGAGTCTGGTCGCGCTGGTCGCCATTGCCGCTTCCATTCTGATTTCCGGCGGGATCGTCAAAACGCTCAAGAACGTGATTGATGCCATCAACCATATCGCCGATGGAAACAGCAAGGTGAGACGAATTGAAGTGAAGACCAAAGACGAGATCCACGATCTCGCCATGGCGACCAACCGTCTTCTGGAAAATGTGGAAAGAGAACAGCGGATCAGCGATCAGGTAGCCCGCATGTCGGTTAAGCTTCAGGAGAAAACGGCTCCTGCTGATTTAAGCGATACGTTCCTGAGCCAGCTGGCTACCATGCTGGAAATCCAATATGGCGCGGTTTATATTGCCCAAGGCAACTACGGCGATAGTCTGGTTCGGGTCAGTTCTTATGCGGGCGGCGAAGAGGATATTCACATCGGCAGGGAAAAAGTCATGATGGGTGAAGGCCTGGTCGGACAGTGCGCGCTGGACCAGAATGTCCTGAAGCTTCAAGAACTCCCCGGCGATTATATTCACATCAGCTCGGGTCTTGGAAGAACTCCTCCAAGACAGGCGGTGATCGCGCCGGCTATATTCGAGAACCGAACGGTTGCGGTGGTGGAGGTCGCTTCGCTCATGAAATGGGCTCCGGAGCATTTTACGCTGCTGAAGCAGATGCTCGATCTGTTGGCCGTCTCTGTCAATTCGGTTATGACCCGCATGCAGATTGAACAGCTCTATTCGGAATCCCAGACTATGAACGAGGAGCTGCAGACCCAGTCTGAAGAGCTCCAGATACAGACCCACGAACTGATAAATGTTAACAGCAAGCTCGAAACCCAAAAGCAATTCGCAGAGAATACGGCAGCGGATCTGGAAGAGCTCAACGAGGAATTGGAAAGAAGCTCCCGCTACAAATCCGAGTTTTTGGCCAATATGTCGCATGAACTGCGGACTCCGCTTAACAGCATGCTCCTGCTTTCGCAAATTTTGGCCGAAAACCAGGGGGGCAATCTGACGGAAGAGCAGCAAACCTATGCATCGGTCATTCACTCCTCGGGCAGCGATCTACTTGCAATTATTAATGATATTCTGGATTTGTCCAAGGTCGAGGCAGGCAAAATGCAAATCGAAACAAGCGCGGTTAATCTGACGGAATTTCCTTCCCTGTTCGACGGCTATTTCGGCAAGACCGCAGAATCCAAGAAATTGGAATTCATTGTCGATATTCAAGATAATGTGCCTGACATCTTTTACACAGATGAGCTTCGGCTGCATCAAATTCTGCGAAACCTGCTGTCCAATGCGTTTAAATTTACGGAAAAAGGCAGTGTAAAGCTCGAGGTATCCAAGCTCGACAGCTTCTCAGCCGCCGGATATCATCCTTCCGGGGCCGTGCTGGCGTTCTCCGTTATAGACAGCGGCATCGGAATTTCTTCGGACAAGCGAAATCTGATTTTTGAAGCTTTCCAGCAGGCCGACGGTTCAACGGCGAGAAGATTCGGCGGTACAGGGCTCGGATTGTCGATCTCCCAGCAGCTTACAAAGCTGCTCGGTGGGCATCTTGGGCTTAAGAGCAAGCCGAATGAGGGCAGTATTTTCACTTTGTATCTTCCTTGCACGGAAGAACCGTGGGATCCGCAGAGCCAATTATTCAATTCCGAAGCAGCTGCAGCAGTTGAAGTCGGAGGGCCTGCAGATAGCGGTTATTCGGAAATGCGGATCGACGACAGCTTGAACTCAGCCGAGTACCAGTGCCTGGCCGGTAAAACCGTGCTGGTGGTTGATGACGACTCCCGCAATATTTTCGCGCTGACTAAGACGCTGCAAAAATACGACATGAAGGTGCTGACCGCGCAGAACGGTTTTGAATGTCTACAGACCGTCAGAGAACACCCCGAAATCGGAATCGTTCTTCTCGATATTATGATGCCGGTGCTGGACGGCTACGACACGTTATCCATCCTTCGTGAGGAACTGCTCCTGTCGGAGCTTCCGATCATTGCCGTTTCCGCGAAGACGATGAAGGAAGACAGAGAGAAGTGCCTTGCCGCCGGCGCGACGGATTTCATCAAAAAGCCTGTAGTCATCAAAGAACTTCTTCAAATGATGTGCCAATACATGAAAGAACAAAGCGATTGGCGTTCGGAGAACGCCAAGACGCGATAA
- a CDS encoding NAD-dependent epimerase/dehydratase family protein encodes MKKILVLGGTRFFGKRLVELLLEDPENDVVILTRGTTVDPFGDRIRRIHADRTHPDELAAAIGDQMWDVVYDNICYSPDEAMAACRIFNSKTNRYILTSSQSVYDPSPEILSEDRFDPEAYPIQGGGKADLPYSKAKRQAEAVFMQQAAFPVAAVRFPIVLGADDYTRRLHFHIEHVRQGEPIRIPNPEARISFIRSDEAANVLLWLGRSSLTGPVNACSDGSITIGEIISLIEQAAGRQAVVQTRTEDRHMSPFGIGQSWYMDTAKARAAGYSFLSLSDWLPELVTDLNRSYADHHMRTL; translated from the coding sequence TTGAAGAAAATTCTGGTGCTCGGCGGAACGCGTTTTTTTGGCAAAAGGCTGGTAGAGCTGCTATTGGAGGACCCTGAAAATGACGTTGTAATTCTGACGCGGGGAACGACGGTTGACCCTTTTGGAGACCGGATTCGCCGCATCCATGCGGACCGCACCCATCCGGATGAACTTGCCGCAGCGATAGGGGATCAAATGTGGGACGTTGTCTATGACAATATTTGTTATTCGCCGGATGAAGCCATGGCCGCCTGCCGCATTTTTAATAGTAAAACAAATCGGTATATTCTGACTTCCAGTCAGTCTGTTTACGATCCAAGCCCGGAAATATTGAGCGAAGACAGGTTTGATCCCGAAGCTTATCCGATTCAGGGGGGCGGTAAGGCAGATCTCCCGTATTCGAAGGCAAAACGGCAGGCCGAAGCGGTATTCATGCAGCAAGCTGCGTTTCCGGTAGCCGCGGTCCGGTTTCCGATCGTACTCGGCGCAGATGATTATACGAGACGTTTACATTTTCACATCGAGCATGTCCGGCAGGGAGAGCCGATACGCATTCCGAATCCTGAAGCACGGATCTCCTTCATCCGCTCGGATGAGGCCGCCAATGTTCTGCTCTGGCTCGGGCGTTCATCATTAACTGGTCCGGTGAATGCTTGCTCAGACGGTTCCATAACGATTGGAGAGATCATCTCTCTCATTGAGCAGGCTGCAGGCCGACAGGCTGTGGTCCAAACAAGGACGGAGGATCGGCATATGTCTCCATTTGGCATCGGGCAGTCCTGGTACATGGATACAGCGAAAGCTCGGGCTGCCGGATACTCTTTTCTTTCCCTTTCGGATTGGCTTCCGGAATTAGTAACCGACCTTAACCGATCATATGCGGATCATCATATGCGGACGCTATAA
- a CDS encoding cysteine hydrolase family protein translates to MVNQRTAFILIDVQEAMFSYPGMKLHDEEGVMERIVSLLDRARRSSTPVIFIQHTEDQEFTKGLPTWQISSRVTPLPGETIIEKPTWDAFHLTGLREELEREGITHLVFAGMQTEYCVDTTCRRAYSLGYSSVLVEDAHSTFDNGQLTGEEIIRHHNAVLGGRVVTLKPAGEITF, encoded by the coding sequence ATGGTAAACCAGCGGACGGCTTTCATTCTGATTGACGTGCAGGAGGCGATGTTTTCCTATCCGGGAATGAAGCTGCATGACGAAGAAGGTGTGATGGAACGAATCGTGTCGCTGCTCGATCGGGCGCGGAGGAGCAGCACGCCGGTTATTTTTATTCAGCATACCGAGGACCAGGAATTTACCAAAGGACTGCCTACATGGCAGATCAGCTCGCGCGTCACGCCGCTGCCCGGGGAAACGATTATTGAGAAGCCGACGTGGGACGCCTTCCATCTTACCGGACTTAGGGAAGAGCTGGAGCGTGAAGGAATCACCCATCTGGTCTTCGCAGGCATGCAAACCGAGTACTGCGTAGATACGACATGCCGCCGGGCGTACAGCCTCGGTTACTCTTCCGTTCTGGTGGAGGATGCCCACAGCACATTTGACAACGGACAGCTTACCGGTGAAGAAATTATTCGCCACCATAACGCAGTGCTCGGAGGACGGGTCGTCACGCTGAAACCGGCTGGCGAGATTACATTCTGA
- a CDS encoding DMT family transporter — protein sequence MGSLEFTSVASSTMIMALEPVFIMIGSFLLYRERSSVSAIAGLGVAIVGVVFIGWGDIGLSQDNLKGDLLSIFGTAAVAVHLMIGKKLVARMPSYLYSLIVFIIAGAVFALYNLETGIAFFDYPPKEWGIFALLAVVPTVFGHILFNWLLQYTSATTVSMNILGEPVGASILAYLLLGERLTGLQWGGGVLVLGGLACYLYVGARIATREEERQRSYAQDAQVLPENAS from the coding sequence ATGGGTTCGCTTGAATTCACTTCGGTCGCCAGTTCTACGATGATTATGGCGCTTGAACCTGTTTTCATAATGATTGGCTCGTTTCTTCTATATAGAGAGCGCAGCTCCGTTTCGGCGATAGCCGGTCTTGGCGTGGCGATTGTCGGCGTCGTATTCATTGGCTGGGGAGACATCGGACTGTCGCAAGACAACCTTAAGGGTGACTTACTTTCCATTTTTGGGACAGCGGCGGTAGCCGTCCATCTGATGATCGGCAAAAAGCTGGTCGCCCGAATGCCGTCTTATCTCTACAGCCTGATTGTATTTATCATCGCCGGCGCCGTGTTTGCATTGTACAATTTGGAAACCGGCATCGCCTTTTTCGACTATCCACCTAAAGAGTGGGGCATTTTTGCGCTGCTGGCTGTTGTGCCGACCGTATTTGGGCATATTTTGTTTAACTGGCTCCTCCAATACACCTCTGCCACTACCGTCTCCATGAACATTCTCGGTGAACCGGTCGGAGCGAGCATCCTGGCCTATTTGCTGCTTGGCGAACGGCTGACCGGACTGCAATGGGGCGGCGGCGTGCTGGTGCTCGGCGGTCTCGCATGTTATTTGTATGTGGGCGCCCGGATAGCAACCAGAGAAGAAGAACGGCAACGCAGCTATGCGCAGGACGCTCAGGTGCTCCCGGAAAACGCTTCTTGA
- a CDS encoding class I SAM-dependent methyltransferase produces MHDSPTDDHKPDTPVTSSVSEELWNEDTYSAWTSRFGPPQEAAVKLHNNPAAKLQPILAHFGEVSGKKIMNLMGSNGVKAVALGLLGAEVSVADFSEGNARYASELAEAAGVRLKYIVSDVLHLPQNISREAYDIVFAEQGIVHYFTDLKPFMDTAYSLLAPGGTFILRDFHPVSTKLISSKGSTAKVRKHKVSGDYFDTTLEEKRVSYAKYSPEDGTSGVQADVVYWRKWTLGEIVTAAADSGFRIRKLIEEPNLSSDVFDKGIPKTFVLVAEKPM; encoded by the coding sequence ATGCATGACAGTCCTACGGATGATCATAAACCCGATACGCCGGTAACCTCCTCCGTCAGCGAAGAACTGTGGAATGAGGATACATACAGCGCTTGGACAAGCAGATTCGGTCCGCCTCAAGAAGCCGCGGTCAAGCTGCACAATAATCCGGCCGCCAAGCTTCAGCCCATACTGGCCCATTTTGGAGAAGTAAGCGGCAAGAAAATAATGAACCTGATGGGATCGAACGGGGTAAAGGCGGTGGCTCTTGGCCTGCTCGGCGCGGAGGTGTCGGTCGCCGACTTCTCCGAAGGCAATGCGCGTTATGCGTCCGAGCTGGCGGAAGCGGCGGGAGTCCGGCTGAAATATATCGTATCCGATGTCTTGCATCTGCCGCAGAACATTTCGCGGGAAGCTTATGACATTGTCTTTGCGGAGCAGGGGATTGTCCATTATTTTACTGACCTGAAGCCTTTCATGGACACGGCATATTCGCTGCTGGCTCCGGGCGGAACGTTTATTTTGCGGGATTTCCATCCCGTATCTACCAAGCTGATCTCCTCCAAAGGCTCAACGGCCAAAGTTCGGAAGCATAAAGTAAGCGGAGATTACTTCGATACAACGCTTGAGGAAAAGCGGGTGTCGTATGCCAAATATTCGCCGGAAGACGGGACAAGCGGGGTACAGGCGGACGTCGTATACTGGCGCAAATGGACGCTCGGAGAGATTGTGACCGCTGCAGCTGACAGCGGATTCCGGATCAGGAAGCTGATCGAAGAGCCGAATTTGTCCTCGGATGTGTTCGACAAGGGCATCCCGAAGACGTTTGTACTGGTTGCAGAGAAGCCGATGTGA
- a CDS encoding LysR family transcriptional regulator, with protein MNILKLQIVVLIEKHKKVTDVAAELGLKQPTVSFHMKSLESELGTPLFQSRSGRVLLTEAGLALHPYAVRIVALASEAERSVKQTVSRSKVKLDIGASQVPAAYLLPAVLAGLVRHYPEIEISVSEAGESGLRERLRSRELGLGVLHSSGQADESLHLKKIADDEAVLIFPSGHPFIYKDDLAPDEIAREPWIQHAQGSRLREFADSWAELNGLHLWNKMELQSSEAVKRSVVQGHAVAVFSKIGIAAELESGSLGYRQLPGIMPERGGFYLAWRKGHALTEIQQAFADSLESIS; from the coding sequence ATGAATATTTTAAAATTGCAAATTGTCGTTCTTATTGAAAAACATAAAAAAGTTACCGACGTCGCCGCCGAGCTTGGGCTCAAGCAGCCGACAGTGTCGTTTCATATGAAATCGCTGGAGAGTGAGCTAGGTACCCCGCTGTTCCAAAGCCGGAGCGGCCGGGTGCTGCTGACCGAAGCCGGACTTGCGCTGCATCCCTATGCCGTCCGTATTGTCGCGCTGGCATCGGAGGCCGAACGAAGCGTCAAACAGACCGTTTCCCGCTCAAAGGTCAAGCTGGACATCGGTGCTTCGCAGGTCCCGGCGGCTTATTTGCTGCCAGCTGTATTGGCCGGACTGGTGCGGCATTATCCGGAAATCGAAATCAGCGTATCGGAAGCCGGTGAATCCGGTCTGCGCGAACGACTGCGAAGCCGCGAGCTCGGTCTAGGCGTTCTGCACAGCAGCGGGCAGGCGGATGAATCTTTACATTTGAAAAAGATCGCTGACGATGAAGCTGTCCTTATCTTTCCTTCAGGTCACCCTTTTATATACAAGGATGATCTCGCACCGGATGAAATTGCCCGGGAACCCTGGATTCAGCATGCCCAAGGCAGCCGTCTGCGGGAATTCGCCGACAGCTGGGCCGAATTGAACGGCCTGCACTTATGGAACAAGATGGAGCTGCAAAGCTCTGAGGCCGTCAAAAGATCAGTCGTTCAAGGCCATGCGGTCGCTGTTTTTTCCAAAATCGGCATAGCTGCGGAGCTGGAGTCGGGGAGCTTGGGGTATCGGCAGCTTCCGGGGATCATGCCAGAGCGCGGGGGTTTCTATCTGGCCTGGCGAAAGGGCCACGCCCTGACGGAAATACAGCAGGCTTTTGCAGACAGTCTGGAGTCTATTTCTTAG